tataagccgcaagattcaaaatgaaggaaaaaagtagcggcttatagtacaAATATTTATGATGTAAAATATAAATTGAGAAAGACAATACAATTAAAACTTTgagattttattaaaaaatacagttgGTTCAAATTATCAGCTGCAAAATTGCctatttaacttttattttagcatttattctgTCTAATGgtcaattacagtattttataaTAAAGCCATACTGAAAAAGAGTGAAGATTGCAGCAGTTTGCAACTTTGCAAGCACTGTAAAATGAGTTTCAGATATGACCTCTAAACGCGTAAAATTGACAGATCGCCTTGCACGTCACATATTGTGTTGTTCAGAATAGTAAAATATATCTTTTAAAGGGTATAGGTAAGTTAATCTGATACCACCTCTGGATCAACTGCATCCCTTACtctgtgtcaattaaaaaacagtGAGACAGAACAATAAGAGTTTATACAAGCATTGCAAAAGGGGCTTGAAAATTGCCAGGTCgacttcattttttgttgtacttgccAATAAATGAGAAAATGACTACGTATGTAGGCAGCTGGGAAAATTATATCTTTAACCGGCAGTATAAATGTTGCTTCTGACTCTACCTTAGAAATGTGCCTTGTTGATGTGATGTGTTGGAGTTGTTGCATCAAAAATAGgttctgatatgaccaggatctGGAAAGTTGGTAAAGTGACTTGGTAAACAgtaagagttgtccgatattttcGACTACAGAGGTcgacaacccaaaatgttgaaagagccatattggaccaaaaaaaaaaacaaatatatctgaaaacaccaaaaaattaaaagccttataatgaaggcaacacatgctgtatgtatctacaggggttggacaaaataatagaaacacctaacattttggcatcataatcatttaacataattgttaaaaaatggcatgaggaacattctaatgaagttgagcatcttgtatggccggcacaatccccagacctcaacattattgagcatttatggtcagttttagagaatAAAGACGTCAATTTCCACCTCCatcgtctctaaaagagttTGAAGTATTCTAattgaagaatggcttaaaattcctttggaaacaattcacaagttgtatgaatcaatacctcggagaattgaggctgtaactgccgcaaaaggcggacctacgccaaattaaattagttttagttgattttttaaagGTGTTTCTGTCCAACCGCTGTAAATTACCCTACTatcaaaattaataaattggcaacaaatacataatgactattcatgtttaaatgttttttgaaaaatctccagggagccactagggcagcgctacagagccgcaggttgctgacccccaggctacccgataatatcggctgataaaggcattttaaaatgatatcggataatatcgacatcggtttctCATGATCGGTTTTGGAccaaatatgcatttttgtgaaTTCCGTACTCTAAAGGATGGACAGGGAGCTGACAAACTTAAAGAAAAAACTGTTGCTGCGTTTGAGGATGAAGATTCGTCGGTGATAAGTAAGTTATGGTATTCTTCATGTATACTGCAATTATATAGAGTGGTATgatttcttcataaaatcaccatcaaatctgatctgatctttgtcaaaatcaaacagataaaaaaaactgtctgctttgactaaaatcacccaagcatttataggttttcatattttattgaggatagcgTGCaaataatgtttgcaaaaaggcacttggacactccacaaaagttttggcaaaatattttacgGACTGATGAAAACAAAGTGGAATTGTTTGGTAGTAACACAcaagtgtggaggaaaaatggaacagctcaccaacatcaacacctcatccccaccgcgaagcatggtggagggagcatcattatttggggctgttttgctgcctcagggactggaaaacttgcaatcattaatggaagaatgaattcaaaagtttaacaGGATGTTAAGCAGGaaactgtcagacagttgaagctaaaaagaggatggctgatgcaacaagacaatgatccaaaacacagaagtaaatcaacttcagaatggtttcagaagtgcaaaatacatgttctggagtggccaagtcaaagtccagacttgaaccccattgagattgtGTGGTATTTCCTAAAGACAGAGATTCAGGCCAGACATccctggaatctgactgaactgcagcagttttgtagagaagaatgggccaagattattcctgattgatgtgccagactgatttgcagtgacaggaagcgtctggttgaagttattgctgccaaaaatattaaaagtgatggttcacttacttattttcccccttctgtcattgtttgcatattatcctcattaaaatatgaaaacctataaatgtttgggtggtgttagttaaagcagacactgttttttcatctgtgtgattttgaaaaagatcagatcacatttgatggtgattttaggcagaaatgtgagaaattccaaaaggttcaaagactttttcataccaatgtatgtGATGCTTGTGCCACTCGTTCTTATTTTTGTAGCTCGTAGCATTTTAGCTTCGCTCGTAGCATACCATTGCTAACGTAGTGCCTATTGCGGgatgatatactgtacatacgtaGTTACACGGTATTATATCGCTCATTTGTTCGTTCCTAAATTAATCTTACTCGATGAGCATAGCCTAAAACTATGACAGTCCTTTTGATCATGTGACCTCCCATTTAGCACTGTGTACTTATCGTTTGTCCAATGCTTACACCGAGCGGTCATTTCTTTATTAACATAATGTTACGTTAATATCATTTCATTATAACTAGTAGTTTATTGTTATTATCCCTTTCAGAAACACAAACTACACATGTACAAATACAATCAAACTGCACAGTGGATGAGAACAACTGGAAGAGAACAACAGGAATTAAAATTCATCAAACCAAAGGACGTTGCTGTGTCTTCTCTGACCTGAGGATTAGACCAATTATACACAGTCAGCACAGTCATAGTTACCACAGTTGCCTTTAAAGTTAATGTAGAAgcattctgcctttgtacatgaagtagtcacagcttagcacagcagttatgtttATTGACCAGtaaatgtctccaaactaagacgcttgggatttgttatgtgagcattgTCATGATTAAAGCATCAAGtgaggcatcacaatacaatgagCCCTAATATGTTAGGTCCACGACCTCATATATTTGTATGGGTttggtatcggtatcagattttttgAGTTGGACATTATCGGGATATCGATTAAAATGTCAGAGaaatcagacaactctagtAAATACCAATATActgtactggcccgaatataagatggccctgattataatacgaccccctctttttcaagactcaagtttgaaaaaagactttttgaacaccaaattaatttttatacagaaaataattacagtacatctgaaacaaaggattataacaatatatttaagagaaaaagcatgttattttgcctcattcaaaccttaatatctgaacctttaaatagttaaactaaagtgcaatcacattcgtaaatgaatggcttctggtttttgaaatgtaaataaaccaatctattgtgataaaacaacaaaattgcaataactgcattaaccatcaaagtgaagtgtaactgtaactgtagtcttgaaacaaatctgaattaggcatgtgccggtatgagattttgacggtacgataaccgtgagcaaaaataccacggtttcacggtatcatggtattgcaattatagcgacaaaatatgttattttgagatgtatgggttaaaaaaaacttttttccattgaacaggattttttatttttcagaacatagttgcaaattggaacatgaatatattgttaaaataaataaattatcaataataaaaaattaaaaaaaattcaaagaaaattaaaatataacttatagactatacccacagccacagctcaagttgctcaagattagagcaagaacaaaaaaatttctataaaaaagtaaaaacacttctggataaaattttttaaaatttatactgcatgacttttttttttttgagggtggaaaagctcaagtgaagttttgccattttcagccactgtgtcaaatctagtctacatgatgtcatgcctttgtgttaaaaacaacataaagaattcataagttaataagttagttaagaaTGTACAAGTTGGTATAAGTTAGTAAAAAATGtgaaagttagttaaaatgtaaatattgttatggaaaggtttcatctcaaaaaaaaaaaaaaaacattgggggtgagacctctccttaagctaacgaacgtggatttgtgcttagggcaaagtcatctttcgcaattaacgatctttgatgctatccttttttccccttcattcaagcgaatcaagcttgttttctcactctgcggctgtaataCACGACTAAGTTGCTCTCCAAGCTaaacctaggctaacattcatctttgtaagcttttaattGGTGTGTATATcgaatttgaaaagaaaatgtgtgttttgtttttggcgaacttttcccatggtgctaatctgttgaagctactcacacatggaaaaatacaattgtacaacgtttgaaatgtattcattttgtatattatacttaccacgatttgagagctcaataaattgaagaaaagaatgccttatgtttggagtatttgtttttaggTTCGCTGGCTGTCTAGCGGATAGTGTCACTTTCTTTCACACACagaaacaaacgggagggggtgagcgctgtcgtgccacgccacttctggctgcatttttgacacatgaaaaatggcgaataccatactacggtctgacggaaaatttgtgtggttttgaatccgcgacgttttcacaccacggtaaaccgtgaaaccggtaaccggcacatgcctaatctgaataaggaaaaacattgcaataaaataatgctaactggttaaacttgagagtagctgagatctgtcatgaaagCACATCGCTTCaaggatatctggcgccatctagcgtcgtgaatgggtataacatctagacagcgaatataagacgacccccacttttccagtattatttcaatgcaaaaaacaccgtcttatattcgggccaatacggtactcaaTGAATAACCTTTTGGCTGTTAAAATTGCACCTATTTGTTTTTGTCCTATGTGCTTTTGTGTCTGTTAGAAGGAAATACTGACTTGGACTAACTGAAGAGAGAAGCTTCACTTAGTCAGTCTTGTCTTGTCTAAAAGAAAACAGCGCTTAACTGGCCTTCTAAGAACCTGACATTTATCAGGGGTACAGGGTGTGGCAAAGTGGCTGAGCTACACGCAGAGGTCATCCCCACTAGACAGGGATGTGATCACCCGTCGGCTACGTCGTCTGTATTCTCCCTCGCTGTGATGCCGGCATCCCATCATCTTCTTCAAGTGGCATTTGAACTTGGAGCCCACAAACACATAGAAGACAGGGTTGAGGCAGCAGTGCGAGAAAGCTAAAAGTCTGCTGATATGAAAGGTAAACTCCAGAAGGTTGTGGTTATTGCAGCTTTTGGCCACAGTCTCAGAATCTGCAGGCGTTTGGGGCCAAAAGCGAAAAGATTTAAGGAAAAGCGTTGCGTTATATGGAGCCCAACCGATGAAGAAGAGCATCACTAAAGTAAATATCAGCCTCAAGGTCTTGTGCTTGCGTCTCCTTGCCAAAGGGCTAAGCAGCCTGCATAGGATCTGAGAGTAACAGAAGAGGAACACGCCGGAGATGAGCACAAAAAGGAAGTTCTGCTGGTAAATTCCCCACCTGCCGCTTGTAGAATCGTCGTATTCGCAGTGAATTTTGCCGCTCTGTTCGACGATGGAGGTTAGGAGGAAGGTCGGAACAGCCAAAAAGATACTGGCGACCCATATGAGCACTGATGCCAGCAAGCTGTAGAGGCCACTCGCAGACACCAGGCCCGACAGGGGGTTGAGCACGGCTGCGTGGCGCTGGGCCGTCATGGTGATGAGGAACAGACCGCTGCTGTAGAATCCAACGTTAAATACGAAGCTCACCAGTTTACACGCATTCTCCCCCAAAGCCCAGCCCCAGGCATAGTAGTACGCCCAGAAGGGTAGCGCCGCCGCGAACAGGAGGTCCGACACGGCCAGGTTCAGGATAAGAGCATTGGTTAGGGATTTGACATTCTCGTATTTGAGTACAATTACTACGACCGGGATGTTGCCTAGCAGGCTAAGCACCGTCACCACAGACAAGAATAATGGACTGGAGATCTTGGCAAAGTGCGACAAGGAGGTCGCATTACACAATTCATCTTGGTAGTCATCCTCATCATAATAAACATATTCCCAGGTAGTCGTCATGTTCTGTGTTGCCGTGATAGTGGTGGCTTCTTCAGATGAGGTCATTTTTACTGTGGTGAGAAGATGACATGTGCAATTTAGTGAGAACCAAGAGACTGTCTGATAATGTATGATTATGCCCACACAAACCACTATAGTTTGGTGGTCTTTTGATATACAATTGCATCAAACTTGTGCAGATTAAATACTGGAGCTCAGTcaattttgttttgctttgcatTGCAACTCAAAACTAAACGTAATGTACAAGGCAGTACAGGTAGCCCCCGGTTTATGAACGGGTTCCGTTTCTGCcctgcgctggcgatgtaacctggATTTCTGCGTATattggaatgaaccctttaaaccagacatgtccaaagtcaggcccgggggccaaatgcggcccgtggtcaaatttcatccggcccccagcctctgtcataaaatcaataacgtctggcccgcacacagacttaataaattggtcagcagtactgctaccagcatatgaagtagcttacacactaaattctgctcctcatttacccactaaaaggcagcagcactctaagaaatattaccccatgtgaccctttcaattttctaaaatggcgataatcaacaaaaaaaaagaaagttggcttcaaggataggtggaaattggactatttcttcagtaaAATATCCAACAACTGTgtatgcctcatttgcaaaaacacagtcgctgtttttaaccctttattgccaaatgtatcacatttgatacacctaaaatttcatgattctgagagtaattcagaattttgacatttttttgaaaaaaaaaaaaaaaaaaaaaaatggatgcaacACGTGCATCTGCagattccatgagaaaaaaaaacaggatttagcaagggttatagatattagagtgcttatgacacatattcattttgacatttctttttacaaatttgaaaaaaaggttttattaggaccttttttttttcaaattttgggattttcTGAtagttgcttcatgttgcaggtctttaaaggttaaagagttcaatgtgaggagaTATTataaaacaagacacactgacatgtacggcaagattacagggaagatacgcagcgagaaattgaagcaacttgaagctagtttaatttcagagCAGCAGTATTTGCATGAGTCAAATGAGAACGCcaaaaaggctagttgcgagattgttgaaattattaatttgaaaaaataataaagcaaatgtaacacacagaatggcttgctaaaatttgcttaaatatattgttctacgtaaaggacgtcagccaaggtcggccccccacatttttatcacaccaaatcgcaaaaagtttggacacccctgctttaaatacctcaaaacaccctctaaataggaaaaaaaaatagatccaAAAacctgtattatacgtcattgtactgtcctcgccaagacgttggagctaagtcctagctagacagttaGCTAAGCTCCAAATTGAcgatgtggtttgctgactttattcagctgctcatgacatcaatacttgcagaatgaaacgaatataaaatgaaatgaaatcagtctcatcttccataacaacaattcaaatttgcgtttacaagtaggtgctgatacagcaataacgatGATTAACTAATGATTAGCtcgatcagttagcgtccgcacatcatcaaaagaaATCACattaactcgccccaagtattcgaccacaattgaaaacgccctataaacagtacaaaaagaggttatatacagccgtcGCCCGTGGATGTtttacaagcaacaaatgtgcgcgcaggctgtcacctctgccACTTGACTGCTCTGTATATGCGTGTGTGGTGGGCGGGCATGTCTGTACATGCGTTTACTTCCAGTTTTATgcttcctgtgccaaaataaaggcatacataacaaaacaatagtcaacatttaaaaaaaaaaaaaaaaaaggaagaaaaaaaaaagtcgaaatCGCCTAAGTCAGGGCTGTCCTAACCCGGGGAGTACCTGTACATACACACTGGGTGCCACTAGACTAAAGTCacttcgtttttttttctttaagcaGCCATGAGGTCACAAGCGTTTAATATCTAAAGAATGTTCAGTAGTGCTccactgtaaaaataaataaataattaaataaataaatgaaataaaatgacaattacaaaaaaaaaaaaacctacaggcTGAAGGATGTGACGAACACCGCGTGTGCCCTCTATTGGCTAATTTGTAACTTACAGCAATAATAAAGCCACAATTACCGTAATGTTTGGACTATTAGTcacaatttgtttttgtttttttacagtttggctgggggtgtgacttatgtgtgaaattattaacacattattatatcatttcacatgctatTTTCACACTAAACGTAATGTAACGTAAATCGTAGAAGAGGTAGCACCGCACCTTCTACCTCAGGAGTTGGCGCAGTTGTTTAAAAGTGACACAGAGGATTAAGATTTTATCTGATTTAGTGATTTTGAGTGGCACTGATGGTttagtaaacttgttagcatgttctttatggtatagttatctgaataactcttaataggtactgtatgttacgttaacataacaCTTTCTAAATTTGTTGTTTATGCGacatgtaacgttagcataccgtaTACCTATTTAGCCTGTTGTTCCCTATTCTAtttctattttaaattgcctttaaagtagggctgtcaaacgattaaaatttttaatcgagttaattacagcttaaaaataaattaatcgtaattaatcatatttaatcgcaattcaaaccatctttaaaatatgccaaatttttctgtaaattattgttggaatggaaagataagacacaagttggatatatacattcaacatatggtacataagtactgtatttgtttattataacaataaatcaacaagatggcattaacattattaacattctgataAAGCGATCCATCgatagaaggacttgtagttcttaaaagataaatgttagtacaagttatagaaattttatatcaaaacccctcttaatgttttcgttttaataaaatttgtaaaattttcaatcaaaaaataaactagtaggccgccattgttgatgtaaataattacacaatgctcatgagtcctgaagaccataaaatcagtcacacccaagcgccagcagagggcgacaaaactccaaaaaacacaagaaacaagttggcattgtacTGTGCTGTAatttaaatctgtttgagcgggacatgtgcgttacttgcgtcaaatattttaacgtgattaattaaaaaaaataattaccgcccgttaacgcgataattttgacagccctactttaaagatTACATGTCTGCTCTTGATTTGGATTTTCTCAAataaatgtcccccaaatgcgACATTAACTCCAGTGTATCCTCCCGTATAAGTGTTTTGTCATCATTGATGTCATCGCTGTTACCATAGCTGTTGTTGCCATTATTGTTGTGGCCATAACTGTCATTTTCATCGTTGGTGTTGTCACTATTGCTCTAATCTGATTGAGTCCAGATTTTATCGTTATGAACAATTCTTTGAGTAAAATAGAATGCCAGTGCTGATGGTGATAGTTAAAGGGTTATGCATATCTATGTAGATGAACTAGAATGCAAACATGTTTATATGTCTACACATTCAATAGAACTAGGCGTATAGGGCTGGCAAGTGGGTTCTCTGTTGCTGGAGGCTAACCCCTTGGCACAGGTTCCCAAATCTTGTCTTTTAATGCACAGCTAGGACACGTAGCAATGAGTGGTTCTGTTGCCTGGGGGTTGTTTCCCTCTGGCTGCAGGTCCACAAATAACATTGGATAATGAATATTCCACATTTTCAACAATTATCACCATGAGCACCAGTAAAGCTGTTATTACATATATTATGACTTTTGAATGTACAATCAATATATGGGGACAA
The DNA window shown above is from Corythoichthys intestinalis isolate RoL2023-P3 chromosome 14, ASM3026506v1, whole genome shotgun sequence and carries:
- the LOC130929903 gene encoding chemokine XC receptor 1-like: MTSSEEATTITATQNMTTTWEYVYYDEDDYQDELCNATSLSHFAKISSPLFLSVVTVLSLLGNIPVVVIVLKYENVKSLTNALILNLAVSDLLFAAALPFWAYYYAWGWALGENACKLVSFVFNVGFYSSGLFLITMTAQRHAAVLNPLSGLVSASGLYSLLASVLIWVASIFLAVPTFLLTSIVEQSGKIHCEYDDSTSGRWGIYQQNFLFVLISGVFLFCYSQILCRLLSPLARRRKHKTLRLIFTLVMLFFIGWAPYNATLFLKSFRFWPQTPADSETVAKSCNNHNLLEFTFHISRLLAFSHCCLNPVFYVFVGSKFKCHLKKMMGCRHHSEGEYRRRSRRVITSLSSGDDLCV